In a single window of the candidate division WOR-3 bacterium genome:
- a CDS encoding cytochrome c3 family protein, translated as MQKYIIAIISLGAFFIWLHATVVGSRHDFNRPNVGQVCIYCHTPHNANPNQNFYYLWNRAYVPTITALYNGTYTDPMTRASWITYACLSCHDGTQTAADMGTLYSYGPRPVGTAVQNPPDVTSGTNDSLIYSHPVDMDVAPGILPSTEFNPPSGWPYPLYNFSAQQAGADSVMTCATCHDPHNTNVFLPAYRFLRGDTTNSQICLDCHRK; from the coding sequence ATGCAAAAATATATAATAGCAATAATAAGTCTTGGAGCCTTTTTTATTTGGCTCCATGCAACAGTAGTGGGAAGTAGACATGACTTCAATAGACCCAATGTAGGACAGGTATGCATTTACTGTCATACCCCTCACAATGCTAATCCCAATCAGAACTTTTATTATCTCTGGAACAGAGCATATGTTCCAACAATAACTGCCCTTTATAACGGAACATATACTGACCCCATGACAAGAGCATCCTGGATAACCTACGCCTGTTTATCCTGTCATGATGGAACTCAGACTGCAGCTGATATGGGAACACTCTATTCATATGGTCCCAGACCTGTGGGAACTGCTGTTCAGAATCCACCTGATGTAACAAGCGGAACTAATGATTCTCTTATTTACTCTCACCCCGTAGATATGGATGTTGCACCAGGAATTCTTCCGAGTACAGAGTTTAACCCTCCAAGTGGTTGGCCTTATCCTCTTTATAATTTTTCAGCCCAGCAGGCAGGTGCTGATTCAGTTATGACCTGTGCCACATGTCATGACCCACACAATACAAATGTTTTCTTACCTGCATATAGATTCCTGAGAGGTGATACAACCAATAGCCAGATTTGTCTTGATTGTCACAGAAAGTAA
- a CDS encoding DUF393 domain-containing protein yields MTLIYDGTCNFCKKTVSVIKKFGFRKRINFISSKDKKELKKIHFTQDSILKDFVVITDGKRILKGFYVFRSLIDIIPFFIFFQFLFHLPLLNLIGEKIYLIISKNRKCIIKS; encoded by the coding sequence ATGACTCTTATATATGATGGAACTTGTAATTTCTGTAAAAAAACAGTTTCTGTGATTAAAAAATTCGGTTTTAGAAAAAGAATCAATTTTATAAGTTCAAAAGATAAGAAAGAACTTAAAAAAATTCATTTTACTCAAGATTCTATCTTAAAAGATTTTGTAGTTATAACTGATGGGAAAAGAATTTTAAAAGGCTTTTATGTTTTCAGATCTCTAATCGATATTATTCCTTTTTTTATCTTTTTTCAATTTCTTTTTCATTTACCTTTATTAAATTTAATTGGCGAAAAAATTTATTTAATTATATCAAAGAACAGAAAATGTATAATTAAGTCTTAA